In the genome of Streptomyces violaceoruber, the window CGGACACCCCGTGGCGCCCGCGCATCGCCGACCGGCTGCCGCTGTCGATGACGGCCGAGGCCCACCGCAGGCTGGAGGCCGGCGAGGTGCGGGGGCGTCTGGTCCTCAGGCCCTCTTGACCTCTTGATCGTCTTTCCGGCCGGCCCCGTGCGGTCCATGATGGGCATGTCGGAGGAAACCCGACACCGAAAAACCGGAACCCGAAACCCGTGACAAGAGCGTGGGGGTCCAGGAATGGGAATGCGCCGTGAAGACCTGCCGGCACCGGAGTCGGGACTGCTGCTCACCCACTTCCTCACCGTGGCCGACGTGCCGCGCTCGCGTGCCTTCTACTCCGAGGTGCTCGGCGGCGAGGTCGTGCTCGCGGAGAACCCGTGCATCGTCAAGCTCGCGAACAGCTGGATCATCATGAACCCGGGCGGGGGACCGACGCCGGACAAACCCGACGTCACCCTGCGCCCGCCGGACGACCCCGGGACGGCCACGAGCTTCCTCAACATCCGGGTGGCCGACATCGAGCGCTGCCACCGTGAGTGGAGCGCGCTCGGCGCCGAGTTCCTCACCCCGCCGATCGACCGGAAGGCCGAGCTGCGGTGCTACCTGCGCGACCCCGACGGGTACCTGATCGAGGTCGGCCAGGCCACCGGGCTGCTGGAGGGCATCCTCGCCGATCCGCCCGCGGGCCGGGGCTGACCCCTCCGGCCGGCAGGGCTGCTCAGGGCTGCGGACGGACGGTCAGCATCTGCTGGGCGTGACCCACGGGGCCGTCCAGGTCGTGCAGCACGGTGCTGGTGACGCCCTGACCGGTGGGCCCGAAGACGACGGTGGTGTCCAGGCCGGTCCAGCGCCCCCGCGGCGCGCGGTGCAGGTGCAGGGTCAGATCGACGTTCGGGAACATCCACTCCCGCGGCGACTGCCGCACCGCGATGCCGTTGGCCGTGTCGACCAGCGTGACGTAGGAGGCCAGCGGGCTCGCGCTCTCCCCGGCGACCAGGTCGAGGCCGGTGGAGACCCAGGCGGTGGTGCGACCGGGCCGCGGCGGGGCCAGCGGGCGTACGTCCAGGGAGGCGATGTATCCGCCGGGCCACTCGGTGTCCATCGGCCAGCGGGCCAGCGTGTCCGGCGACGCGAGCCGGTCGGCACCGCCGCCGGCGACGGCGCTCGTGTCCCCGTCGGCCAGCAGCCACACCCTGGCCCGTGCCACCGACCGGTCCGCCGTCACCACGGTCGCCTCGACCAGCTCGATGGTGCGTCCCGGCCGGACGGTCTCCACCCGTATCTCGCACTCGTCGAGCGCCGGGCGGCCCAGGATGTCGAAGCTGATCCGGCTCAGTGACATGCCCGCACCGGCACGACCCGCCAGATGGCGGTCCACGGCGTGGACGATCAGACCCCCGAGCGGACTGAAGTGCTGCTCGTCCGGGCTCCACGCGCCGCCCGCGTGCGGGGTGGGCTTGTAGCGGTGCTCGTCGATCCGCTCGTAGTAGCTGTCCGGGGTCGCTGTGCTGGTGTTCAACGGGCTGCTCCTGAAACGACGGCGGGGCCGCGACCAGGATAGTTCGGCCGCGAATCACCGCCCCCGCCGAGTGGGACGACCCCGGCTGGGAACCCAGGTGGCCTGGATGCCGAAGGCGGGGGCGCGCAGGCGAAGGAGTACCACGATGGCGAAGAACCGCGACGACCGCGAGCGCCTGAAGAAGGGCGACAAGGTCACCTGGAGCAGCCACGGCTCCCGCACCGAGGGGGAGGTGGAGAAGAAGATCACCAAGCGCACCGAGGCGGCCGGCCGCACCGTGGACGCCTCCGCCGACGATCCGCAGTACCAGGTCCGCAGCGACAGGTCGGGCCGGTCGGCGGTGCACAAGCCGTCCGCGCTGAAGAAGAAGTGAGGGACCATGGACGGCAACGAGCAGGACCGGACCCGGGACGACTTCCACGAACTGGTGAACATGACACCGGCCGGACTGGACCGGTGGCTCGACACCGACGAGTCGCGCGACGCCGGGCACCACCAGGACGGCGGCGAGTCCGTCGGACACGCCTCCGGACGCCGGATCGTCGAGATCCTGCACAAGAACAAGGGCGACCTCTCCGACGACGACTACGAGCACATGCGCAAGGTCGTCGGCTACGTCCGCCGCCACCTGGCCCAGCGCCCGTCGGGCGACGTCGAGGACACCCGGTGGCGGTACTCGCTCATGAACTGGGGCCACGACCCCCTGGCCCACCATGGATGACGACCCGCACCGGCGCCCCGAGGGGGTCAGCGACGAGACCGTCGAGGCCCTCGGTTCCCTGTCCAAGGCCCTGGAGACGACCGAGTGCGCCCGCGGCCACCTGTTCGCCTTCCACCAGCACACCGGCTCGGCGGACTTCGAACTCGACCGCGCCGTCGAGCTGCTGCGCGCCGCGGGGCACCCGGAGCTGGCGGAGCGGGTGCGCACCGAGATACTGGGCCGCAACGTCATCCCCGGCCACTGGACGTTCCAGATCGTCGACGCCTACGACCGGACGTACTACCAGCCGTTCCGGGACCTGGAGCGGGACGCGGTGGCGCGTCTCGCCGAGGGCCGCCGCCACCTGTACGAGGCGGAGCTGAAGGAGGTCCGCCGGACCCGGAACCACCCGGACCACACCTCCCGCCCGGACGGCCCCCGCGGCTGACGGTTCCCCCCGCCCCCGGCCCGGGGCTCAGTCGCGTCCGCGGGCCCGCCTGAAACGGTCCAGGCCCTCGGAGAGGTCGACGATCGGGTCGGGGTAGGCGTCGTACGCGGCACGCGCCGCCTTCGCCAGCCGCCAGGGCTCGTGCACGGAGCGGCCCGCGAGCCCGGCCAGCTCGGGCACCCAGCGCCGGACGTACGCCCCGTCGGGGTCGAACCGCCGCGCCTGCGTGGTCGGGTTGAGGACCCGGTGCGGCCGGGTGTCGGTACCGGTGCCCGCGGCCCACTGCCAGTTCAGCTGGTTGTTGGCCACGTCGCCGTCCACGAGCAGCTCCAGGAAGTGCCGGGCGCCGACCCGCCAGTCCACGTACAGCGTCTTGGTGAGGAAACTGGCGACCAGCAGCCGGCCCCGGTTGTGCATCCACCCCTCGTGCCGCAGCTGGCGCATCGCGGCGTCCACGACCGGGTAGCCCGTGCGCCCGTCCCGCCACGCGGCGGCGTCCGCCTCGGCGGCCGCGCCGGTGCGCCAGCGGTCGTGCCGGGTGCGGTAGTCGGCGGCCGACGCGTGCGGGCGGGCGGCCAGCACCTGGTGGTGGAAGTCCCGCCAGGCCAGCTGCCGCACGAACGCCTCGGCTCCGGGGCCGCCCGCACGCCGGGCCCGGTGGACCAGCTCGACGGGGGAGAGGGCACCCAGGTGCAGGTCGGGGGAGAGCCGGGAGGTGGCGTCGCCGGCCAGGTCGTCGTGGTGGTCCGCGTAATCGGCGATGCCGCCGCGCAGCCACGCCGTCAGGCGCTTCCTGGCGTCCCGTTCCCCACCGGTCGGCAGCCCCGGGGACAGCCCCGTCAGGTCCCCGCGGGCGGGCAGCGGCTCCGAGCCGACGCCGTCCGGGACCCGGACCCTGCGCGGGGCGGCCAGCGGCTCGCGGACGGCTCGCTCGCTCCAGCGCCGGAAGTACGGCGTGAAGACCGCGAAGTGGTCGGAGGAGGCCGGGGTGACGGATCCCGGGGCCAGCACGGTGGTCACGGCGTCGTGCACGTGCAGCCGGCAGCCCCGCGCCGACAGGGCGGACCGCAGGAGCTCCTCGCGCCGGTGCGCGTGCGCGCTGACGTCGGCCGCCAGGTGCACCTCGTCGGCCTCCGCCTCCCCGGCCACCGCGCACACCTCCTCGACCAGGTCGCCGGAGCGGACGACCAGCCGCCCGCCCCGGTCCCGCAGCCCCGAGTCCAGGTCCCGCAGACAGTCGGCGAGGAGGGCGAGCCGGTTGGGCGCGGCGAATCCGGCCGCGTCCACGGCCCGGTCGCGGACGAACAGCGGCACCACGGCATCGGAGCGGTCCAGGGCCGCACGCAGCGGCGGATGGTCGTGCAGCCGCAGATCGCGGGTGAACAGGACGACCGACGTGGCCATGGCGCTCCTCGCAGGGGATGTCGGGCGGGCGACGGTACCGGACCGGCGGCCCCCCGGCGCGGGGACGCGCTGACCACCGCCGCGCCCGGTCGGAGCGCCCGCCCCGCCTGGGCAAGCCGGGCCCGGTTCCCGCTGTCCGGCGTCACCGGAGCCCGTACCCGGCCCCGGTGCGGGTCGGACGGCCCGAAGGCGCAGGCCCACCCGGCTTGGTGCGGGGCCGTGGGACGGACCGGTCACAGGGGCGGCGGTGCCGGCGATGGGCCGGGGAGCCGCGTGGGCCGGGCTCCCGGCTGTTGGCCCTCGGCCCGGTGGGGCGTGTCGGGCATCGTCGGACCGGAGAGCGTTCGGTCACCCGGATCGGCTTCAGGGCATGGGGGAGGGCCGGAGAGCCATGGATCACCGGGCGGCTCGGGGCCGTGGGCACGGGCCCCCGGGCCCCCGGTGCGGGCCGGGGGCCCGGTCGGGCTCAGGATCCGGTGGCGTCGGGGCCCGGGCCCGGCGGTTCCGCTGCGCGGGCGGCTGCGCGGGCGATGTTGCGGGCCATGCCGCCGAAGACCACGGCGTGGAAGGGCGACACGCTCCACCAGTAGGCGTGGCCCGCCAGCCCGTGCGGATGGAACAGCGCCCGCTGGCGGTACCGCGTCCGCCCGGCGTCGTCGGTCTCGGCGTACATCTCCAGCCAGGCCAGCCCCGGCAGCCGCATCTCGGCGCGCAGCCGCAGCAGCCGCCCGGGGACGATCTCCTCCACCCGCCAGAAGTCCAGCGAGTCGCCGACCCGCAGTCGCGCGGCGTCCCGGCGTCCCCGGCGCAGGCCCACCCCGCCCACCAGCCGGTCCAGCCAGCCCCGGACCGCCCAGGCCAGGGGGAAGGAGTACCAGCCGTGGTCGCCGCCGATGCCCTCGACGACCCGCCACAGCGCGTCCGGCGGCGCGTCGACGCCCAGCGCGCGGTCGTCGGTGTAGAGGCTGCCGCCGGCCCAGTCGGGGTCGGTGGGCAGCGGGTCGCTGGGCGCCCCCGGTACGGACGCGGACGACCAGCGGGTGGTGACCCGGGCCTCGCGCACCCGTTGCAGGGCCAGCCGCAGCGCGTCGTCGAAGCCGAGGGGGTAGCCCGGGGGCGGCGGCACGTACCGCACGATGTCGTTCTCGCCGCACACGACCTCGTGCCGCAGCGACTCGGTGAGCGGGCGGGCGATGGCCGCCGGGACCGGTGTGACCAGCCCGACCCAGTGGCTGGACAGCCCGGGGGACAGCATCGGCACCGGCAGGATCAGCCGTCTGGGCAGCTCGGCGACGCGGGCGTAGCGCTCCATCATCTCCCGGTAGGTCAGGATGTCCGGGCCGCCGACGTCGAAGGTCCGGGACACCTCCCGAGGCATGGTCGCGCTGCCCACCAGGGCGCGCAGCACGTCCCGCACGGCGACCGGCTGGATGCGGGTGTGGACCCAGCTGGGCGTGACCATGACCGGCAGCCGTTCGGTGAGGTAGCGCAGCATCTCGAAGGACGCCGACCCGGAGCCGATGACGACCGCCGCGCGCAGCACGGTCGTGGGCACGCCGGAGGCCAGCAGGATGCGGCCGACCTCGGCCCGCGAGCGCAGGTGCGGCGACAGTTCGCCCTCCGGCACCCCGGCCGGGGTCAGGCCGCCCAGGTAGACGATGCGCCGCACGCCTGCCGCGGCGGCGCGCTCGGCGAAGGTGCGCGCCGCCCGCCGGTCGGTCGCCTCGAAGTCGTCGCCACTACCCAGCGCGTGCACCAGGTAGTAGGCCACATCGACGCCCTCCATCGCCCGCGCCACCGAGTCGGCGTCGGTCACGTCGCCCCGCACCACCTCGGCCTTGCCGGCCCACGGATGGTCGCGCAACCTGTCCGGGGAGCGGGCCAGGCACCGCACCCGGTGTCCGGCGTCGAGCAGTTCGGGCACGAGACGCCCCCCGACGTATCCGGTCGCGCCGGTGACCAGGCAGCGCAGGCCCGCCCCGGCACCCCCGCCGCTCGTGCTGCCGGGTCCTTCGGCTGTCTGGCTCATGGGGCTCCGTCGCTCGCGGGACAGTCGTCACCGTGACCCCTTCCCCCGAACGGGACGGGGCTGACGCGTCCGGGCCAAGGTCGACCCTTCTATACGCTGATCACGTGGCGACAGCGAACCAGCGCGGACAGCACGCGCACGAGCGGGGGGCCGGATCCGGCCCCGAGGCGAGCGACCTGCACGTCCTCGCCGTCCAGCTGCGGCGGATGAACGGCGAGATCAACCGCGTCGTGCACGGTTTCGCCGGTGCCCACACGCTGCACGCCACCGACATCCAGGCCCTCGCGGCGATCCTGGACGCGCCCGAACCCATGACGCCCGGACGGCTGCGTCGGCACCTGGGGCTGACCTCGGGCGCGGTGACGGCGTGCGTGGACCGGCTGGAGCGCGCCGGACACGTGCGCCGGGTCCGGGAGAGCGCCGACCGCCGGGTCGTCCACCTGCACTACGTGCCCGAGGCCCGTGAGGCGGCCCGCCGGTACTTCCGTCCGCTGGCCGACGCCGCCGTCGCCGCCCGCGCACACTTCGACGACGGCGAACTGGCCGTCGTGGCCCGCTTCCTGGCGGCGTTGAACGAGGAGCTGAGCCACGTGGCGTCGGACGACCGCTGAGCCGGCCGCCGCATCCGTGGACGGCGGCGTGTCGAGACGTCCGGCGCTCCGACGGCACCCCAAAATAACTCGATGATTGAGATTGTTTATGATCGAGCTGCATTTGGTGCCAGCGCCCCCCGAGATTTGGAGACCCGACACCGATGTCCACCCCCTCGCGACCGTCCCGAAGCCCCCGACGCGCCCGATGGCTCGTCCCGGTGCTCCTCCTCCTGGTCTGGCTCGTCGTCGGCGGAGCGCTCGGCCCCTACGCCGGCAAGCTCGGCGAGGTCGCCACCAACGACCAGGCCTCCTTCCTGCCCCGTAGCGCGGAGTCCACGCGGGTCGTCGACGCGCAGCAGGCCTTCCAGCAGGACGAGACGCTCCCCGTGATCGTCGTCTGGACCGCCGACGGCGACGGCGACGCCGCGGTCACCGCGCACCAGCAGGCCGCCACCCGCTCGGTCGCGGGCCTCGAAGGCGACCCGGGAATCGTCGGACCCGCGAGCCCCGCGCTGCCCTCGGACGACGGCCGGGCGCTCCAGGCCGTCGTCCAGGTCGAGCCGGACCTCGGCGAACGGCTCCCGGACGTGCTGGCGGACATCGGTGACGCCGCCGGGCAGGTCCCCGGCACCCGGGCGCAGCTCGCCGGGCCCGCGGCCTCCCAGGCCGACCTCTCCGACGCCTTCGCGGGCATCGACGGACTGCTGCTCGCCGTCGCGCTGATCACGGTCCTGGTGATCCTGCTGCTCGTCTACCGCAGCGTGCTGCTGCCGCTGGTCATCATCCTGAGCGCGGTCTTCGCGCTGGCCCTGTCCTGCGCCATCGTCTACGCCCTGGCCGACCGCGACGTCGTACGCGTCGACGGACAGGTCCAGGGCATCCTCTCCATCCTGGTCATCGGCGCCGCCACCGACTACGCGCTGCTGCTCACCGCCCGCTTCCGCGAGGAGCTCGCCCGCCATCCGGACCGCTTCGGCGCCGTGCGCGCCGCGCTGCGCGACTCCTGGGGCGCCGTCGTCGCCAGTGCGGCCACCGTCGCGCTCGGCCTGCTGGCCCTGCTGCTCAGCGACCTGACCAACAACCGCGCGCTCGGGCCCGTCGGTGCCATCGGCATCGTCTGCTCGGTGCTGAGCACGCTCACCTTCCTGCCCGCCGTCCTGGTCCTGCTCGGCCGGGCCGCCTACTGGCCCGCCAAGCCGGTGCGGACCGGCGACCCGGAGGCCGGACACCGGCTGTGGCACCGTGTCGCCGCGCTCGTGGACCGCGCTCCGCGCCGCATCTGGGCCCTCTCGCTGGCCGCGCTGCTCGCCTGCGCCGCCTTCGCGCCGACCCTCAGCTCCAAGGGCGTCCCGCTCGACGAGATCTTCGTGAACGACACGCCCTCGGTCGCCGCCCAGCAGACCCTCGCCGAGCACTTCCCCGGCGGTTCCGGCAACCCCGCCGTCGTCATCGCCGAGGCCGACCGCCTCGACCCGGTCCTCCGGGCCGCCCGCGACACCCGCGGCGTCGCCTCGGCCGCCCCGGTGACCGACTCCGGCCGCCCCGGCGCCGGTACGCCCCTGGTGGTCGACGGACGCGTACGCATCGACGCGACGCTCGAAGCGCCCGCCGACAGCGACGCCGCCAAGAGCACGGTGGTCCGGCTGCGCGCCGCCGTCCACGAGGTCTCCGGGGCGGACGCCCTCGTCGGCGGCTACACCGCCCAGCAGTACGACACCCAGGAGACCGCGGCCGAGGACCGCACCCTCATCGTGCCGGTGGTCCTCGCCATCATCCTGGTCATCCTGATCCTGCTGCTGCGCTCCCTGCTGATGCCCGTCCTGCTGGTGGCGACGGTGGCGCTGAACTTCCTGGCCACCCTGGGCGTCTCGGCGCTCGTCTTCACCCATGTGTTCGGCTTCAGCGGCACGGACGCCTCGGTCCCGCTGTACGGCTTCGTCTTCCTGGTCGCGCTCGGCGTGGACTACAACATCTTCCTCATGTCCCGGGTGCGGGAGGAAGCGCTGCGCCACGGCGTGCGCGAGGGCATCCTGCGCGGGCTCACCGCCACCGGCGGCGTGATCACCTCGGCGGGGGTCGTCCTCGCCGCGACCTTCGCGGCACTCGGGGTGATCCCGCTGGCCTTCCTGCTGCAGATCGCCTTCATCGTGGCCTTCGGCGTCCTGCTGGACACGCTGGTGGTGCGCTCCCTGCTGGTCCCGGCGCTCGCCCGCGACATCGGCGCCGTCGCCTGGTGGCCCGGACGGCTCGGACACCGGACCCGGGCGGGACGGGACTGAGCCGCCCCGCCCGGGCCGTCACGCCTGCGGACGCCGCTCCGACGGGCGGACGGTGCCGAGGAAGCGCCGTACGTCGATCTCGATGACGACCCGCTCCGGGTTCGCCCGGGGCTGCCGGTAGCGGGCCGCGTAGCGGGTCTCCGCGTCGCGGACCGCCCCGGTGTCGTCGCGCACACGGGCCACGCCCTCCAGCGTGGACCAGCGCCGGCCGTCCACCTGGCCCACGGCGACGACCGCCCCGGCGGCCCGCCGCACGTTGCGCGCCTTCGCGGTGTCCCGGCTCGTGATCACCCGCGCCGTGCGGGTGGCGTGGTCGTACGTCACCCCGACCGGGACCAGGTGCGGCGTGCCGTCGGCCCGCCGCGTCGACAGGAAGCACACCCGGCGCTCCTGCCAGAACCGGACGAACTCGTCGTCCGCGTCGTGCTGTTCCCCGGTGTCCATCCGCTCTCCTCGGCCGTGCCACGTGTGTCCCGTGTGCACCAGCATCGCCCGGCGGGCCGCCCCGCCGCTCGGCGGGGTGCGTGCGGCGGGGCGGCCTGCCGGTTCGCCGACCCGCAGGTTCTCCGGCGCGCGCCGACCCGCAGGTTCTCCGGCGCGCCGGAGAGCGGCGTCAGGCGGCGTCGCGGTCGGACGCCCGGCCCGCGCCGGTCCTGCGGTCCGCGCCGCTCCCGCCGCCCGGGAGCAGACGCAGATGCCGGCGCCGGGCGTGCCGGGGCGGGTCCGGATCACCGAACAGCCGGTCCTCCAGATACGTCATGGTGAACAACAGCAGACCCAGTGTGGGCAGCAGCAGGACGGCAACGGTGACCACGCCCGGGACCCCTTCCACCGAGGGACGACGCCGGGCGGGTGCCCCGACGGGCGCCGGTGAAAGCCGTCATGTTCGCGCGGCGGTTGGGTAGGCGGCTCCGACGACGGACAAGACGCCCCCGAGGAACGGAGCAGCCGAGCCGATGTCGCACACCTCCCCGCCCGCCGAACCGGCCACGAACCCGCAACTGGCGGGCTCGTGGTCGGACTGGGTCGGCGAGCACACCACGGCACTGATCGGGATACCGCTGCGCATCGCGCTCATCGTCGTGATTCTGCTCGTGCTGCGCGCGGTGGCCAAGCGGGCCATCACCCGGGTCGTCCAGCGGGTCCTGGAACCGTCGGCGGGCGAGAGCGAACGCAGCCGCCCCCGCAGGCCGTCCCGCGGCGCCGCCGTCCTGCACCGCGACCGGTCCCGGGCGAGGCAACGCCGGGAACAGCGGGCCCGCACCATCGGCTCGGTGCTCAGCAGCGCCGTCACCATCGTGCTGTTCATGGTCGGCGTGGCCATGGTGCTCGACCAGGTCGGCATCGCCCTCGGCCCGCTGCTGGCCAGCGCCGGAGTGGTCGGCCTGGCCATCGGTTTCGGCGCCCAGAGCCTGGTCGCGGACTACCTGTCCGGGCTGCTCATCATGGTCGAGGACCAGTACGGCGTGGGCGACTCGGTCGACCTCGGCGAGGCCGTCGGCGAGGTGGAGCACGTCGGCCTGCGCCTCACCCACGTCCGCGACCTCAACGGCGGCCTGTGGCACATCCGCAACGGCGAGATCCTGCGCGTCCGCAACGACAGCCAGGAGTGGGCCCGCGCCGTCCTGGACGTCGCCGTGTCCCACGACGCGAACCTCGACACCGTCTACCGCGTCCTGGAGGACACCGGCCGCGCGCTGCGCGAGGAGCCGGACTTCGCGGACGTCCTGCTGGAGGACCCGGCGGTGTGGGGCGTGCAGTCCCTGGACGCCGACGGCATGCTGGTGCGCCTCGCCGTCAAGACGGTGCCGCTCCAGCAGTGGGGCGTCACCCGCGAACTGCGCCGCCGGGTCAAGGAGGCGCTCGACGACGCGGGCGTCGAGATCCCCTTCCCGCGGCATGCGGTGTGGGTGCGCACCGACGCCGCCGAGGGCGGGCGGGAGGCGCTCACGGGCTGACGGGGACGCCCGTGGGCGCCGGATTTGCCGATCCGGCAAACATCTTTGGCGCCTCCTGACCGGCCGGGGCAGCCTGCACACGGGACGCGCGTTCTCGCGCCCCGCCGAGCAGACGACCGCGCCCGCCCCAGGAGGCACCATGACCGACATCCCCGCGCCGGCTCCCGCCGCGGAGTTCTGGGAAGCCCGCTACCGCGACACCGGCCGCGTGTGGAGCGGCCGCCCCAACGAGTTGCTGGTCCAGGAGGCGGGTGGACTCGCCCCCGGCACCGCGCTCGACCTCGGCTGCGGCGAGGGGGCGGACGCCGTGTGGCTGGCCTCGCGCGGCTGGCGGGTCACCGGCGTGGACATCTCCGCCACCGCACTCGAACGCGCCGCCGGGCACGCCGACGGG includes:
- a CDS encoding DUF3140 domain-containing protein, producing the protein MDGNEQDRTRDDFHELVNMTPAGLDRWLDTDESRDAGHHQDGGESVGHASGRRIVEILHKNKGDLSDDDYEHMRKVVGYVRRHLAQRPSGDVEDTRWRYSLMNWGHDPLAHHG
- a CDS encoding thioesterase family protein yields the protein MNTSTATPDSYYERIDEHRYKPTPHAGGAWSPDEQHFSPLGGLIVHAVDRHLAGRAGAGMSLSRISFDILGRPALDECEIRVETVRPGRTIELVEATVVTADRSVARARVWLLADGDTSAVAGGGADRLASPDTLARWPMDTEWPGGYIASLDVRPLAPPRPGRTTAWVSTGLDLVAGESASPLASYVTLVDTANGIAVRQSPREWMFPNVDLTLHLHRAPRGRWTGLDTTVVFGPTGQGVTSTVLHDLDGPVGHAQQMLTVRPQP
- a CDS encoding MarR family winged helix-turn-helix transcriptional regulator, producing MATANQRGQHAHERGAGSGPEASDLHVLAVQLRRMNGEINRVVHGFAGAHTLHATDIQALAAILDAPEPMTPGRLRRHLGLTSGAVTACVDRLERAGHVRRVRESADRRVVHLHYVPEAREAARRYFRPLADAAVAARAHFDDGELAVVARFLAALNEELSHVASDDR
- a CDS encoding MMPL family transporter, whose amino-acid sequence is MSTPSRPSRSPRRARWLVPVLLLLVWLVVGGALGPYAGKLGEVATNDQASFLPRSAESTRVVDAQQAFQQDETLPVIVVWTADGDGDAAVTAHQQAATRSVAGLEGDPGIVGPASPALPSDDGRALQAVVQVEPDLGERLPDVLADIGDAAGQVPGTRAQLAGPAASQADLSDAFAGIDGLLLAVALITVLVILLLVYRSVLLPLVIILSAVFALALSCAIVYALADRDVVRVDGQVQGILSILVIGAATDYALLLTARFREELARHPDRFGAVRAALRDSWGAVVASAATVALGLLALLLSDLTNNRALGPVGAIGIVCSVLSTLTFLPAVLVLLGRAAYWPAKPVRTGDPEAGHRLWHRVAALVDRAPRRIWALSLAALLACAAFAPTLSSKGVPLDEIFVNDTPSVAAQQTLAEHFPGGSGNPAVVIAEADRLDPVLRAARDTRGVASAAPVTDSGRPGAGTPLVVDGRVRIDATLEAPADSDAAKSTVVRLRAAVHEVSGADALVGGYTAQQYDTQETAAEDRTLIVPVVLAIILVILILLLRSLLMPVLLVATVALNFLATLGVSALVFTHVFGFSGTDASVPLYGFVFLVALGVDYNIFLMSRVREEALRHGVREGILRGLTATGGVITSAGVVLAATFAALGVIPLAFLLQIAFIVAFGVLLDTLVVRSLLVPALARDIGAVAWWPGRLGHRTRAGRD
- a CDS encoding hypervirulence associated TUDOR domain-containing protein, giving the protein MAKNRDDRERLKKGDKVTWSSHGSRTEGEVEKKITKRTEAAGRTVDASADDPQYQVRSDRSGRSAVHKPSALKKK
- a CDS encoding cryptochrome/photolyase family protein, which gives rise to MATSVVLFTRDLRLHDHPPLRAALDRSDAVVPLFVRDRAVDAAGFAAPNRLALLADCLRDLDSGLRDRGGRLVVRSGDLVEEVCAVAGEAEADEVHLAADVSAHAHRREELLRSALSARGCRLHVHDAVTTVLAPGSVTPASSDHFAVFTPYFRRWSERAVREPLAAPRRVRVPDGVGSEPLPARGDLTGLSPGLPTGGERDARKRLTAWLRGGIADYADHHDDLAGDATSRLSPDLHLGALSPVELVHRARRAGGPGAEAFVRQLAWRDFHHQVLAARPHASAADYRTRHDRWRTGAAAEADAAAWRDGRTGYPVVDAAMRQLRHEGWMHNRGRLLVASFLTKTLYVDWRVGARHFLELLVDGDVANNQLNWQWAAGTGTDTRPHRVLNPTTQARRFDPDGAYVRRWVPELAGLAGRSVHEPWRLAKAARAAYDAYPDPIVDLSEGLDRFRRARGRD
- a CDS encoding PPOX class F420-dependent oxidoreductase; translated protein: MDTGEQHDADDEFVRFWQERRVCFLSTRRADGTPHLVPVGVTYDHATRTARVITSRDTAKARNVRRAAGAVVAVGQVDGRRWSTLEGVARVRDDTGAVRDAETRYAARYRQPRANPERVVIEIDVRRFLGTVRPSERRPQA
- a CDS encoding SDR family oxidoreductase, whose protein sequence is MSQTAEGPGSTSGGGAGAGLRCLVTGATGYVGGRLVPELLDAGHRVRCLARSPDRLRDHPWAGKAEVVRGDVTDADSVARAMEGVDVAYYLVHALGSGDDFEATDRRAARTFAERAAAAGVRRIVYLGGLTPAGVPEGELSPHLRSRAEVGRILLASGVPTTVLRAAVVIGSGSASFEMLRYLTERLPVMVTPSWVHTRIQPVAVRDVLRALVGSATMPREVSRTFDVGGPDILTYREMMERYARVAELPRRLILPVPMLSPGLSSHWVGLVTPVPAAIARPLTESLRHEVVCGENDIVRYVPPPPGYPLGFDDALRLALQRVREARVTTRWSSASVPGAPSDPLPTDPDWAGGSLYTDDRALGVDAPPDALWRVVEGIGGDHGWYSFPLAWAVRGWLDRLVGGVGLRRGRRDAARLRVGDSLDFWRVEEIVPGRLLRLRAEMRLPGLAWLEMYAETDDAGRTRYRQRALFHPHGLAGHAYWWSVSPFHAVVFGGMARNIARAAARAAEPPGPGPDATGS
- a CDS encoding VOC family protein codes for the protein MRREDLPAPESGLLLTHFLTVADVPRSRAFYSEVLGGEVVLAENPCIVKLANSWIIMNPGGGPTPDKPDVTLRPPDDPGTATSFLNIRVADIERCHREWSALGAEFLTPPIDRKAELRCYLRDPDGYLIEVGQATGLLEGILADPPAGRG
- a CDS encoding mechanosensitive ion channel family protein, with translation MSHTSPPAEPATNPQLAGSWSDWVGEHTTALIGIPLRIALIVVILLVLRAVAKRAITRVVQRVLEPSAGESERSRPRRPSRGAAVLHRDRSRARQRREQRARTIGSVLSSAVTIVLFMVGVAMVLDQVGIALGPLLASAGVVGLAIGFGAQSLVADYLSGLLIMVEDQYGVGDSVDLGEAVGEVEHVGLRLTHVRDLNGGLWHIRNGEILRVRNDSQEWARAVLDVAVSHDANLDTVYRVLEDTGRALREEPDFADVLLEDPAVWGVQSLDADGMLVRLAVKTVPLQQWGVTRELRRRVKEALDDAGVEIPFPRHAVWVRTDAAEGGREALTG